CAGCTGAAAAAAGATAAAACAGTAGATATTCAAATAAAAGCGACTGAGAAGGACGGCTTCTTTGGAACGGTAAGCTTTGTACCAAATGAAATTGCTGTTGATATCGGCACTAACATCGTATGGACCAACAATCACTCATCTGTACATACTGTTACTGCTGTTAACAATAATACTTTAGGAAACAACGAAACCACGATGGGAAGAGATGGAATTCCACTTTTTGATTCTGACTATATGAATACCGGTGATAATTTTTCTTACAACTTTACTCAACCTGGACGTTTTGATTACTTTGATAAAAATAATGCTAGTTTGAAAGGAGTAGTGTTTGTCAAGCAGGCACCAAGTCTGATTAATAATACTTCATCCTTGCTACATAATGAAAATACTAGCCCATCAAGTGTCAATCCAATTTCAAATGATTTTGGTAATTCAGATAATAATAAAAGTGGAATTCTAGACAAGTTTAAAGATATTAATAATTCTAGTACAAAGTCTAATAATGGAACTCTCTCCCAACTGGTACAATCTCTCCATCAGATCATTAACCGTTAACTAATGTAGCGAAGATGAGATTAAAACTCATTTCTTGTATTCACGGACTAGAACTACTTGACAATACCGGAAGAGTATAAATAAATAGGAATATGGATGCTATTTACCGTATTCATCATGACGACGAACCCAATATTGCAGAAATTCATGACCTCCTTCATCTCGACCCTTGGGAACCAGGTCGAGATAGTTGTATGTCACATTCAACATGTCTATACCACGCGCATAAGTAGAATAGGTGTGAAAAATATGACCTATAGGGTTCTTAAAAAATACACTGACTCCTTCCTTTTCTGAAACACCTGTGTCTTGTGCAACATAATTATAAAACGCCTCCTTCTTTGCTAATTCTTCTTGTGTAAAGGATACGTGGAAGTCGAAATTAAAATCACTGTCATAAGAAGAAACCCAATTAAAATCCCAGCCCATCCGTTTTCGGTAGGCAGCTATCTTGTTGT
This Candidatus Nitrosocosmicus oleophilus DNA region includes the following protein-coding sequences:
- a CDS encoding thioredoxin family protein yields the protein MSENHKIVSQSEWMEARKDLLAKEKEFTILRDQLNQERRDLPWVQVNKEYVFDGSDGKQTLSELFDGRSQLIIYHFMFGPSWDAGCPSCSFWADNFNKIIIHLNQRDVTMIAVSRAPYNKIAAYRKRMGWDFNWVSSYDSDFNFDFHVSFTQEELAKKEAFYNYVAQDTGVSEKEGVSVFFKNPIGHIFHTYSTYARGIDMLNVTYNYLDLVPKGRDEGGHEFLQYWVRRHDEYGK